Proteins encoded in a region of the Paenibacillus sp. W2I17 genome:
- the trxA gene encoding thioredoxin codes for MAIVNVSDQSFNAEVEGEGTVLVDFWAPWCGPCKMLAPILEELSTEVGDAVKIAKVNVDENPESASRFGVMSIPTLIFFKDGQPVDKVVGLNSKDALKGIIAKHQ; via the coding sequence ATGGCTATTGTTAACGTATCCGATCAATCCTTCAACGCTGAAGTAGAAGGCGAAGGAACGGTTCTTGTTGATTTCTGGGCGCCTTGGTGTGGTCCTTGTAAAATGCTCGCTCCAATCCTGGAAGAGCTGTCCACAGAAGTTGGCGATGCAGTGAAAATTGCTAAAGTTAACGTGGATGAAAATCCGGAATCTGCTTCCCGCTTTGGCGTAATGAGCATTCCAACTTTGATCTTCTTCAAAGACGGTCAACCGGTAGATAAAGTGGTTGGTCTGAACTCGAAAGATGCGCTCAAAGGAATTATCGCAAAACACCAATAA
- the uvrC gene encoding excinuclease ABC subunit UvrC, producing MDQFINDLQDQEKALEQIRHKLALLPDMSGCYLMKNSEGTIIYVGKAKVLKNRVRSYFIGSHNGKTQRLVSEIRDFEYIVTGSNMEALILECNLIKKHMPRYNVLLKDDKTFPYLKITNEKHPRLEVTRRVLKDKAKYFGPYPNSYAAHQTKKLLDRMYPLRKCGVMPKEVCLYYHMGQCLAPCVKEVEKEQYDQISQEIGSFLSGGHEEIKKDLQRKMQEAAEDLYFERAKELRDQVIAIDAMMEKQKITMADARDRDVFGFAIDKGWMCVQILYMRQGKMIERHVSTFPFYGEAYSDFMSYVTQYYSDNPALPQEILLPEMPKDLATDGDSEDLGSVADGTIPAAVTAEFEQMGQVEQNTASQPLVAETRAAYGSSAEVEIEQPESMQEDAPITNPSVSAEKLSAGLEDPTQVAAALQEWLEIKVLIPQRGLKRQMITMAVDNARVALEEKFRLIERNEERTSKAAEGLGRFIGLDQLHRIEAFDNSNIQGTNPVSAMIVFTDGKPDKKEYRKYKVRSVEGPDDYETMREVIRRRYERVLKENLTQPDLIVVDGGKGQISAAVDILENELGLFIPVCGLVKDAKHKTSQLMIGNPPEVISLPRDSQEFYLLQRIQEEVHRFAISFHREQRGKSMVTSRLDAIPGIGEKRRKLLLKHFGSLRKIKEASVEDFRPLSIGDKLANQIIAALRDEES from the coding sequence ATGGATCAATTCATCAATGATTTGCAGGATCAGGAGAAGGCATTGGAGCAGATTCGTCACAAACTCGCTTTGCTGCCAGACATGTCTGGATGTTACCTGATGAAGAACAGTGAAGGCACCATTATCTACGTAGGTAAGGCCAAAGTGCTGAAGAACCGCGTACGCTCTTATTTTATCGGCAGTCATAATGGAAAGACTCAGCGTCTGGTGTCTGAAATCCGTGATTTTGAATATATCGTGACGGGCAGTAACATGGAAGCACTCATTCTGGAGTGTAACCTGATCAAGAAACATATGCCGCGGTATAATGTGTTGCTCAAGGATGACAAGACATTCCCATATCTTAAAATTACAAATGAAAAGCACCCCCGGCTGGAAGTAACCCGGCGTGTGCTGAAAGATAAAGCCAAATACTTCGGACCTTATCCGAACTCGTATGCGGCACACCAAACGAAAAAATTGCTCGACCGCATGTATCCACTGCGCAAATGTGGTGTAATGCCCAAAGAAGTGTGCCTGTATTATCACATGGGACAGTGTCTCGCCCCTTGTGTGAAGGAAGTGGAGAAGGAGCAGTACGACCAGATTTCCCAAGAGATTGGTTCATTTCTGAGCGGTGGTCACGAAGAGATTAAGAAAGATTTGCAGCGTAAGATGCAAGAGGCTGCGGAGGATCTTTATTTTGAACGTGCCAAGGAATTGCGCGATCAGGTAATCGCCATCGATGCGATGATGGAAAAACAAAAAATTACGATGGCCGATGCCAGAGACCGCGATGTGTTTGGTTTTGCTATTGATAAAGGCTGGATGTGTGTCCAGATTCTATATATGCGTCAGGGAAAAATGATCGAACGCCACGTATCTACTTTCCCGTTTTACGGTGAGGCGTACAGTGACTTCATGTCCTACGTGACGCAGTATTACAGCGATAATCCGGCATTGCCTCAAGAGATTTTGTTGCCGGAAATGCCTAAAGACCTCGCAACAGATGGTGACAGTGAGGATTTGGGATCTGTTGCAGACGGAACAATACCTGCGGCTGTTACAGCAGAATTCGAACAGATGGGACAAGTGGAGCAAAATACTGCTTCCCAGCCACTGGTTGCCGAGACTCGTGCAGCTTATGGAAGTTCTGCTGAGGTAGAAATTGAACAACCTGAGAGTATGCAAGAGGACGCTCCCATAACTAATCCATCTGTATCAGCTGAGAAACTCTCTGCAGGGTTGGAAGACCCAACTCAGGTTGCTGCTGCATTACAGGAGTGGTTGGAGATCAAAGTGCTCATCCCGCAACGTGGATTGAAACGCCAGATGATCACTATGGCCGTGGATAACGCACGTGTGGCATTGGAAGAGAAGTTCCGTTTGATTGAGCGAAATGAAGAACGGACATCCAAAGCTGCCGAAGGGCTGGGACGTTTTATTGGACTGGATCAGCTTCACCGTATTGAAGCGTTTGATAACTCGAACATCCAGGGTACGAACCCGGTATCTGCCATGATCGTATTTACCGATGGTAAACCGGATAAGAAGGAATATCGGAAGTACAAGGTCCGTTCGGTTGAAGGGCCGGATGATTATGAAACGATGAGAGAGGTCATCCGTCGCCGTTACGAGCGGGTATTAAAAGAAAACCTAACCCAGCCTGACCTGATTGTGGTTGATGGTGGTAAAGGACAGATCTCGGCTGCGGTCGATATTTTAGAAAATGAGCTGGGCCTGTTTATTCCGGTATGTGGTCTGGTGAAGGATGCGAAGCATAAGACTTCACAGTTGATGATCGGTAATCCACCGGAAGTGATCTCCCTGCCTCGGGATAGTCAGGAATTCTACCTGTTGCAGCGGATACAGGAAGAGGTCCACCGTTTTGCGATCTCGTTCCACCGGGAACAGCGTGGCAAATCGATGGTGACGTCACGTTTGGATGCCATTCCGGGTATTGGAGAGAAGCGGCGTAAGTTGCTGTTGAAGCATTTTGGCTCTTTGCGCAAAATAAAAGAGGCCAGCGTCGAAGACTTCCGGCCTCTATCTATTGGTGACAAACTGGCAAATCAGATTATTGCAGCACTTCGTGATGAGGAGTCGTAA
- a CDS encoding CPBP family intramembrane glutamic endopeptidase: protein MNPLGQPLLLKANFKRLGLLAAIGLILFFVFQIFPATSSQTTEIPSTSFITKEQAKQSARSFAASVNDYSLPNDDEKTLVTYQTHSDIYGYMAKTKQLDIYNQKWETSYPYDVFRVRLPDQNKGGYLNVDVHMKTGKVVGFKRELPSSLYTAIEAEQSTGKATTSQVLAESNISLDEKQQLAAGVLTEFGYEVPTLQLETRDGEAGLKYVDSAKAIGDSKLELNFTFEEGAVRSFDPGFSVPESHTDYVKDQTRQANWMTYGGYAFLTFVLGVLAIIYSILTRAHTSFKRGIILSLVYFAASVIGTLNMIPLFQAQGLSSFMLAFLMLMQMGITLVMSATIYLSLVAGDGMWRKIGLNPWPRAKEPGYGKYVLHSMVAGYLWAFILLGVQSILFFILERSIGTWSTTSADQSTFNMTYAWLFPIMAWMAGIGEETVYRLFGIRMMQKIVRNTFIACLIPTIIWALGHTLYPIYPVITRPIELLVIGLLFSLIMLRHGFIAVVFAHVIFDSLLMGLSLVFMGDALNMAAGLFWIVLPAIVGYVVYKFNPKQKEKPYVTTPHHEVLQ, encoded by the coding sequence ATGAATCCCTTAGGGCAGCCTTTGCTACTCAAGGCTAACTTCAAGCGGCTGGGGTTGCTTGCGGCGATTGGCCTGATTCTATTTTTTGTATTTCAGATCTTTCCTGCTACCTCATCACAAACGACAGAAATTCCGTCTACGTCCTTCATAACCAAGGAGCAGGCGAAGCAATCCGCACGATCATTCGCAGCTTCTGTGAATGACTATTCACTGCCAAATGATGATGAAAAAACTCTGGTAACCTACCAGACACATTCCGATATCTACGGGTATATGGCCAAAACCAAACAACTTGATATCTATAACCAGAAATGGGAAACTAGCTATCCTTACGATGTATTCCGCGTTCGTTTGCCTGATCAGAACAAAGGCGGATATCTTAATGTTGACGTACATATGAAAACAGGAAAAGTTGTCGGCTTCAAACGGGAACTGCCTTCTTCCCTCTATACTGCAATTGAGGCGGAGCAAAGCACGGGGAAAGCGACCACATCGCAAGTACTTGCTGAAAGCAATATATCTCTGGACGAGAAACAACAGCTCGCGGCTGGCGTTCTGACCGAATTCGGTTATGAAGTGCCGACACTTCAATTGGAGACTCGCGATGGTGAAGCGGGACTGAAGTATGTGGATTCTGCAAAAGCCATCGGAGACTCCAAGCTTGAACTGAATTTTACGTTTGAAGAGGGTGCGGTACGATCATTCGATCCTGGCTTCTCGGTCCCTGAATCCCACACCGATTATGTGAAAGATCAAACACGTCAGGCCAATTGGATGACCTATGGCGGCTATGCATTCCTGACCTTTGTTCTGGGCGTGCTGGCAATCATCTATAGCATCCTGACCCGAGCACATACATCTTTTAAACGCGGGATCATTCTCTCACTGGTGTATTTCGCAGCTTCAGTAATTGGTACGCTAAACATGATTCCACTATTTCAGGCACAAGGGCTCTCCAGCTTCATGTTAGCGTTCCTGATGTTAATGCAGATGGGAATTACGCTGGTTATGAGTGCAACCATCTATCTGTCTCTCGTTGCTGGTGACGGCATGTGGCGTAAAATAGGTCTGAACCCATGGCCTCGTGCCAAAGAACCCGGATATGGGAAATATGTACTTCACAGCATGGTTGCTGGTTACCTGTGGGCATTCATTCTACTGGGTGTGCAATCCATCCTGTTCTTCATTCTGGAGCGAAGCATCGGCACATGGTCAACGACGTCAGCAGATCAATCTACATTTAATATGACCTATGCCTGGCTCTTCCCGATCATGGCCTGGATGGCCGGTATTGGTGAAGAAACTGTTTATCGACTGTTCGGCATTCGCATGATGCAAAAGATTGTGCGTAACACGTTTATTGCCTGTCTGATCCCAACCATCATTTGGGCACTTGGACACACATTGTATCCGATCTATCCAGTAATCACCCGTCCCATTGAGCTGTTGGTGATTGGATTGCTGTTCAGTCTGATCATGCTGCGTCACGGCTTCATTGCCGTTGTATTCGCCCATGTGATCTTCGACAGCTTGTTGATGGGACTCAGCTTGGTCTTTATGGGCGATGCCCTGAATATGGCTGCCGGGCTCTTCTGGATTGTACTCCCGGCCATCGTTGGATATGTGGTCTACAAATTCAATCCAAAACAAAAAGAGAAGCCGTATGTTACGACTCCTCATCACGAAGTGCTGCAATAA